One Petrotoga miotherma DSM 10691 genomic region harbors:
- the argC gene encoding N-acetyl-gamma-glutamyl-phosphate reductase, translating into MKVGILGATGYTGIELIRILSKHPNAKITYLSSKNFESQLISEVYPGLQGICDLILEGDAFKKAVATSDIIFSTLPHELTFEIAQMVVDAGKRLIDLGSAFRFDDFNIFQKWYGLNDDIEYDKYDKVYGLTELNREKIKNAQIVGNPGCYPTSVILALAPVLKNRVVSDKNIIIDSKSGVSGAGHEPKFSNLYSECNENTKPYNVAKHRHIPEIEQELSKIMKQEVKIVFTPHLVPMTRGILSTIYCNLGSDITLNEVYDLYQEFYKNDYFIKILNPGKYPSTKSVAGSNFCQIGFEIDEHTNTLIIMSVIDNLMKGASGQAVQNMNLMFGLPENKGLDIIRIFP; encoded by the coding sequence ATGAAGGTTGGTATACTTGGGGCAACAGGGTACACAGGAATTGAATTAATCAGAATTCTTTCAAAACATCCAAATGCTAAAATAACTTATTTGTCATCAAAAAACTTTGAATCCCAATTAATTTCAGAAGTTTATCCGGGACTACAAGGAATTTGTGATCTCATATTAGAGGGTGATGCTTTCAAAAAAGCGGTTGCTACTAGCGATATAATATTTTCAACTTTACCTCACGAACTAACTTTTGAAATAGCTCAGATGGTAGTGGATGCAGGTAAGAGGTTGATAGATTTAGGTTCTGCATTTCGTTTCGATGACTTTAATATCTTCCAAAAGTGGTATGGTTTAAATGATGACATAGAATACGATAAATATGACAAGGTCTACGGATTAACTGAGTTAAATAGGGAAAAGATAAAAAACGCTCAAATTGTGGGCAATCCAGGTTGTTATCCAACTAGTGTGATTTTGGCATTAGCCCCTGTTTTAAAAAATAGAGTTGTATCAGATAAAAACATAATTATTGATAGTAAATCTGGGGTATCAGGTGCTGGTCATGAACCTAAATTTAGTAACTTATATTCAGAATGTAACGAAAATACAAAACCTTATAACGTGGCTAAACATAGACATATTCCAGAAATAGAGCAGGAGTTATCAAAGATAATGAAACAAGAGGTAAAAATTGTTTTCACCCCACATCTTGTTCCTATGACAAGAGGAATTTTAAGTACGATTTATTGTAATTTGGGATCAGATATAACCTTAAATGAGGTTTACGATCTTTACCAAGAGTTTTATAAAAACGATTATTTCATAAAAATTCTGAACCCTGGAAAGTATCCATCTACAAAAAGTGTGGCTGGCTCCAATTTTTGCCAAATAGGTTTTGAAATTGATGAGCATACAAATACTTTAATAATCATGTCCGTGATTGACAATTTAATGAAAGGTGCCAGTGGTCAGGCAGTACAAAATATGAATTTAATGTTTGGATTGCCTGAAAATAAAGGTCTTGATATAATAAGAATCTTTCCATGA
- a CDS encoding 3-isopropylmalate dehydratase small subunit: MELKGYSHKFGDDVNTDYIISGKYKFSTIDMDELSVHLMEDLRPNFYNDIKKGDFIVAGENFGCGSSREQAPLVIKHAGISAVIATSFARIFYRNSINIGLPLVEVTTNNIDEGDLLTVDLEKGVVKNFTKDEVLKIKSLPKVMLKILQSGGLVNYYKKYGTLELIN, encoded by the coding sequence ATGGAATTAAAAGGTTATTCACATAAATTTGGTGACGATGTAAACACCGACTATATTATCTCCGGAAAATACAAATTCAGTACCATCGATATGGACGAATTATCTGTTCATTTGATGGAGGATCTAAGGCCAAATTTTTATAATGATATAAAAAAAGGTGATTTCATAGTTGCAGGAGAAAATTTTGGTTGTGGTTCTTCTAGAGAGCAAGCGCCTTTAGTGATAAAACACGCTGGTATCAGTGCTGTAATAGCAACTTCTTTCGCCCGAATATTTTATAGAAATTCCATAAATATTGGGTTACCTTTGGTTGAAGTTACCACTAATAATATAGATGAAGGTGATTTATTGACTGTTGATCTAGAAAAAGGTGTAGTTAAGAATTTTACCAAAGATGAAGTTTTGAAGATTAAATCTCTCCCCAAAGTGATGTTAAAGATTTTACAAAGTGGGGGTTTGGTTAATTATTACAAAAAATACGGTACCTTAGAATTAATCAATTAG
- a CDS encoding isocitrate/isopropylmalate dehydrogenase family protein, which produces MYTVTLIPGDGIGPEITSVVVEIFEHMNVPISWDLVEAGEKVIEKYGTPLPDYVIDSIKKNKVALKGPITTPIGKGFRSVNVTLRERLNLYANLRPIKSLEGLNSKYNNVDLVVVRENTEGLYKGIEYKIDDTACAVRVITKNASENIAYFVFKYAKENKRKKVTAVHKANILKITDGLFLESIRKVASEYPEIEYEEKIVDNMSMQLVLNPEKYDVIVAPNLYGDILSDLAAGLIGGLGLAPAANIGEDAAIFEAVHGSAPDIANKGIANPIALLSSSIMLLDYLKLNELAKKLENAISATVKDIDSLTPDLGGKGNIESMKNKIISFLG; this is translated from the coding sequence ATGTATACAGTTACTTTAATTCCGGGTGATGGAATAGGTCCAGAAATAACCTCTGTAGTTGTAGAGATTTTTGAACATATGAACGTCCCTATTAGCTGGGATTTAGTAGAAGCAGGGGAGAAGGTAATTGAGAAATATGGAACTCCACTGCCTGATTATGTGATAGATTCGATTAAGAAAAATAAAGTAGCCTTGAAAGGTCCGATAACTACGCCAATAGGTAAAGGATTTAGAAGTGTGAATGTTACACTAAGAGAAAGGTTGAATCTGTATGCAAACTTAAGACCAATTAAAAGTTTAGAAGGTCTCAATAGTAAGTACAATAATGTCGATTTGGTTGTAGTGAGAGAAAATACCGAAGGTTTGTATAAAGGGATTGAATACAAGATTGACGATACAGCTTGTGCCGTTAGAGTGATAACAAAAAATGCAAGCGAAAATATTGCATATTTTGTATTTAAATATGCAAAAGAAAACAAAAGAAAGAAAGTTACAGCTGTTCATAAAGCAAACATTCTAAAGATTACAGATGGCTTATTTTTAGAATCTATTAGAAAAGTTGCAAGCGAATATCCTGAAATAGAGTACGAAGAAAAGATCGTTGACAATATGTCTATGCAGTTGGTATTGAATCCCGAAAAATATGATGTAATTGTTGCTCCTAATTTGTACGGAGATATCCTTTCCGATTTAGCCGCAGGTTTGATAGGAGGATTGGGCCTTGCTCCAGCTGCTAATATTGGCGAGGATGCTGCGATCTTTGAAGCGGTCCATGGAAGTGCTCCGGATATAGCCAATAAAGGTATAGCAAACCCGATCGCTTTATTAAGCTCATCCATTATGTTGTTAGATTATTTAAAACTGAACGAGTTAGCAAAAAAACTTGAAAATGCTATTTCTGCAACGGTTAAAGATATAGATAGTTTAACACCGGATTTAGGTGGAAAAGGTAACATAGAGTCTATGAAAAATAAAATTATTTCATTTTTGGGCTGA
- a CDS encoding 3-isopropylmalate dehydratase large subunit, producing the protein MSTYKTISEKIFSDHLGRDVEAGEIVIVDVDFMMGQDGTTPLAIKTFENVGAKKVANPEKVAFVIDHNAPSPSEKVSALHKLMRDFSSNYGTKFYDIGEGICHQLIPEKGHALPGQIVIGADSHTCTYGAINCFSTGVGSTDLAIAMASGKLWFKVPQSVKIVLEGSLPTGVYSKDVALYIIKNLTANGATYKAVEFEGPVIDNLSVEARFTISNMSVEMGAKVGLIKLDEKAENWVKERTDKPFKSYEPDEGANYEEIYKFDVSDLEPQIAKPHAVDNVSPISEVEGIPIHQGLLGTCTNGRIEDLRIAANILKGKRIHKGVRLIVAPASKDTLLKAMNEGIIQTLIQAGATVVAPGCGPCVGTHNGVPSDGENVISSANRNFKGRMGNNKAFIYLGSPATVAASCIEGKIADPRKYL; encoded by the coding sequence ATGTCAACCTACAAAACAATATCTGAAAAGATATTCAGTGATCATTTAGGTAGAGATGTGGAAGCAGGGGAAATAGTGATAGTTGATGTTGATTTCATGATGGGGCAAGATGGAACCACTCCATTAGCTATTAAGACGTTTGAAAATGTTGGAGCAAAAAAAGTTGCGAATCCTGAAAAAGTTGCTTTTGTAATAGACCACAATGCACCCAGTCCAAGTGAAAAAGTCTCTGCCTTACATAAGTTGATGAGAGATTTTAGTAGCAATTACGGTACGAAGTTTTACGATATCGGTGAGGGTATATGTCATCAATTAATTCCTGAAAAAGGCCATGCCTTACCTGGACAGATCGTAATAGGGGCTGATTCTCACACGTGTACTTATGGGGCTATTAATTGTTTCTCAACGGGTGTCGGTTCAACAGATTTGGCTATTGCTATGGCGAGTGGTAAGTTATGGTTTAAGGTACCACAAAGTGTAAAAATTGTTTTAGAAGGTTCTCTGCCAACAGGTGTTTATTCTAAGGATGTTGCGTTGTATATTATAAAGAATCTGACCGCCAATGGAGCAACTTACAAGGCTGTAGAGTTTGAGGGCCCAGTTATTGATAATTTATCGGTTGAGGCAAGATTTACCATTTCTAATATGTCAGTGGAAATGGGAGCCAAAGTCGGTTTGATAAAACTTGATGAAAAAGCTGAAAATTGGGTAAAGGAAAGAACTGATAAACCATTTAAAAGTTACGAACCAGATGAAGGTGCAAATTATGAAGAAATATATAAATTTGATGTCAGCGATTTAGAACCTCAAATTGCCAAACCCCATGCCGTTGATAATGTTAGTCCAATTAGTGAAGTTGAAGGTATTCCTATACATCAAGGTTTGTTAGGTACGTGCACTAACGGAAGAATTGAAGATCTAAGAATAGCTGCGAATATCTTAAAAGGCAAGAGAATCCATAAGGGTGTTAGACTTATTGTGGCTCCTGCATCTAAAGATACTTTATTAAAAGCTATGAATGAGGGAATAATTCAAACTTTAATTCAAGCAGGAGCGACGGTAGTTGCCCCAGGCTGTGGGCCTTGTGTCGGTACACACAATGGAGTACCTTCTGATGGAGAGAATGTAATTTCTTCCGCGAATAGAAATTTCAAAGGAAGAATGGGGAACAACAAAGCTTTCATCTATTTGGGATCACCTGCCACAGTGGCAGCTTCTTGTATAGAGGGTAAAATAGCGGATCCGCGTAAATATTTGTGA
- the nifV gene encoding homocitrate synthase, with amino-acid sequence MSNVYIVDTTLRDGEQTAGVVFANEEKVQIAKMLAELGVYQIEAGIPTMGGDEKEAIKKICKLNLGVSIMGWNRAVIKDIEESIDCGVDAVAISISTSDIHIKHKLKKDRDWVLKSMVVATKFAKKHNLYVSVNAEDASRSDMDFLIKFAKEAKEAGADRLRYCDTVGMMEPFSIYEHIRRIIDEVGIDVEMHTHNDFGLATANTLAGIKAGAKYAGVTVNGLGERAGNAALEEVVMALKYIYKNDLGIKTNLLKEVCEYVAKASGRVLPLSKTIVGHNVFAHESGIHTDGVLKDSKTYESFSPEEVGLQRQILIGKHSGRNAIVAKFKEYDIDLTPEQAEEILKRVRSLSVQLKRSLFDKELIYLYNEMREEKIKDVNLQNNI; translated from the coding sequence GTGAGTAACGTATATATAGTTGATACAACTTTAAGAGATGGAGAGCAAACTGCCGGGGTGGTATTTGCAAATGAAGAGAAAGTCCAAATAGCGAAGATGTTAGCAGAGTTAGGTGTTTATCAGATCGAAGCCGGGATTCCCACGATGGGAGGAGATGAAAAGGAAGCCATAAAGAAGATATGTAAGTTAAACTTAGGTGTTTCAATTATGGGCTGGAATAGAGCAGTTATAAAGGATATTGAAGAATCCATAGATTGTGGTGTCGATGCGGTTGCAATTTCTATTTCCACTTCAGATATTCACATCAAACACAAATTAAAAAAAGATAGGGATTGGGTATTAAAAAGTATGGTGGTTGCTACAAAATTTGCCAAAAAACACAATTTATACGTATCTGTAAACGCTGAAGACGCCTCTAGAAGTGATATGGATTTTCTTATAAAGTTTGCTAAAGAGGCTAAAGAAGCAGGTGCAGATAGGTTAAGATACTGTGACACCGTTGGAATGATGGAACCATTTTCTATCTACGAACATATCAGAAGAATAATAGACGAAGTTGGTATCGATGTTGAGATGCATACCCACAACGATTTTGGCTTAGCTACTGCAAACACGTTAGCGGGAATAAAAGCAGGCGCTAAATACGCAGGTGTTACTGTAAATGGATTAGGTGAAAGGGCAGGGAATGCAGCTTTAGAGGAAGTAGTGATGGCTCTTAAATACATTTACAAAAATGATTTGGGAATAAAGACTAATTTACTAAAAGAAGTTTGTGAATATGTTGCCAAGGCTTCAGGAAGGGTGCTTCCTTTATCAAAAACAATCGTAGGTCATAATGTTTTTGCCCACGAATCAGGCATTCATACAGACGGTGTATTAAAAGACTCAAAAACATACGAATCTTTCTCCCCAGAAGAAGTAGGATTACAAAGACAAATACTTATTGGAAAACATTCCGGGAGGAACGCTATTGTTGCAAAGTTTAAAGAGTACGATATAGATCTAACTCCAGAACAAGCAGAAGAGATTTTAAAAAGGGTAAGATCTCTATCTGTTCAGCTTAAAAGAAGCCTATTCGATAAAGAGTTAATCTATCTATACAATGAAATGAGGGAGGAAAAGATAAAGGATGTCAACCTACAAAACAATATCTGA